In a single window of the Hirundo rustica isolate bHirRus1 chromosome 7, bHirRus1.pri.v3, whole genome shotgun sequence genome:
- the SH3BP4 gene encoding SH3 domain-binding protein 4: MAAQRIRAANSGGLPRCKSEGTLIDLGEGFAETALCDVKVPSPSALLVDNPTSFGNAKEVVAIKDYCPTNFTTLKFSKGDHLYVLDTSGGEWWYAHNTTEMGYIPSSYVQPVNYRNSSLTDSGMIDNLLESPDEGVKELDLLGEWTDVKRNSAKSYHNNPFLNGVQTNPFLNGNLQAAPGSDKESDSSAAVDLLLFDTGAPTSALPSSAANSSLGNLFDEFPSANRLDVEQPVRRDNPFFRSKRSYSLSELSVLQAKSDAPASSCFFSGLKSPTPEQFQSREDFRTAWLNHRKLARSCHDLDLLGQNPGWGQTQPVETNIVCKLDSSGGAVQLPDTNISIRVPEGHVCPGETQQISMKAMLDPPLELNSDKCSTISPVLQIKLSNMEVKTFIILEMKVSAEVKNDTTSKSLVGLQCLRSDVKEGPYTPMQLSYSYGDTIQVQLENLEPCMYIAAVAQGQNILYPYTVWDYISKKITVGVYGPKHIHPSFKTVVAVFGHECAPKTLLVNEVTRQSHSPAPVALQLWGKHQFALSRPQDLKLCMFSNMTNYEVKASEQAKIVRGFQMKLGKVSRLIFPIASHDPNELSDFTLRIQVKDDQDAILTQFCVQTPQPPPKSAIKPAGQRRFLKKNEVGKIILSPLAATAKYPVFQDRPVLSLKYGKLLKTVVRQSKNHYLLEYKKGDVIALLSEEKVRLKGQLWTKEWYIGYYQGKIGLVHTKNVLVVGKVRPSYFSGPDLTTSLLLEQILRPCKFLTYIYASVRTLLMENLSSWRSFADALGYLNLPLTFFCRAELDSEPERVASVLEKLKEDCNNVENKERKSFQKELMTALLKMDCQGLVVRLVQDFVLLTTAVEVAQRWRELAEKLAKVSKQQMDAYEAPHRDKTGAVDSEAMWKPAYDFLLTWSGQMGDSYRDVIQELHTGLDKMKNPITKRWKHLTGTLILVNSLDMLRAAAFSPQDHEDFAI, translated from the exons TGCCTTCTCCCAGTGCCTTGCTGGTGGACAATCCCACGTCCTTTGGAAACGCGAAGGAAGTTGTAGCAATCAAGGATTACTGTCCCACAAATTTCACCACCTTGAAGTTCTCCAAGGGGGACCACCTGTACGTGCTGGACACGTCGGGAGGGGAGTGGTGGTACGCCCACAACACCACGGAGATGGGCTACATCCCATCCTCCTACGTGCAGCCCGTGAACTACCGCAACTCCTCCCTCACGGACAGCGGGATGATCGACAATCTGCTGGAGAGCCCCGACGAGGGTGTCAAGGAGCTGGACCTGCTCGGGGAATGGACTGATGTAAAGAGGAACTCTGCCAAATCCTACCACAACAACCCCTTCCTGAACGGAGTGCAGACCAACCCGTTCCTGAACGGGAATTTGCAAGCAGCGCCCGGCTCGGACAAAGAGTCTGACTCCAGTGCTGCCGTGGATTTGTTGCTCTTTGACACAGGGGCTCCCACTTCGGCTCTTCCCAGTTCAGCTGCCAACAGCAGCCTGGGGAACCTTTTTGACGAGTTTCCCTCCGCAAACAGGCTGGATGTGGAACAGCCCGTGAGAAGGGACAACCCCTTCTTCCGAAGCAAGCGTTCCTACAGCTTGTCCGAGCTGTCTGTCCTCCAGGCCAAGTCAGACGCGCCGGCATCGTCGTGTTTCTTCAGTGGTTTGAAGTCTCCCACCCCTGAGCAgttccagagcagggaggatTTTAGGACAGCGTGGCTGAACCATAGGAAGCTGGCTCGGTCTTGCCATGACTTGGATTTGCTTGGCCAAAATCCTGGCTGGGGTCAGACGCAACCGGTGGAGACCAACATTGTGTGCAAGCTGGACAGCTCCGGCGGGGCCGTGCAGCTGCCGGACACCAACATCAGCATCCGCGTGCCCGAGGGCCACGTGTGCCCCGGGGAAACGCAGCAGATCTCTATGAAGGCCATGCTGGACCCGCCGCTGGAGCTGAACAGCGACAAGTGCAGCACCATCAGCCCTGTCCTGCAGATCAAGCTCAGCAACATGGAGGTGAAGACCTTCATCATCTTGGAGATGAAGGTGTCGGCGGAGGTCAAGAACGACACCACGAGCAAGAGCCTGGTGGGGCTGCAGTGCCTACGCAGTGACGTAAAAGAGGGGCCATACACACCGATGCAGCTGAGCTATTCCTACGGGGACACGATCCAGGTGCAGCTGGAGAACCTGGAGCCCTGCATGTACATTGCGGCCGTGGCACAGGGCCAGAACATCCTCTACCCTTACACCGTGTGGGATTACATCAGCAAGAAGATCACGGTGGGCGTCTACGGCCCCAAGCACATCCACCCTTCCTTCAAGACCGTGGTGGCCGTGTTCGGCCACGAGTGTGCGCCCAAGACCCTGCTGGTCAACGAGGTCACCAGGCAGTCCCACAGCCCGGCTCCCGTCgccctccagctctgggggaaGCACCAGTTTGCCCTCTCCCGTCCCCAGGACCTCAAGCTCTGCATGTTCTCTAACATGACCAACTATGAGGTGAAGGCCAGCGAGCAAGCCAAGATCGTCCGGGGCTTCCAGATGAAGCTGGGCAAGGTCAGCCGCCTCATCTTCCCGATCGCGTCCCACGATCCCAACGAGCTCTCGGACTTTACGCTGAGGATACAAGTCAAGGATGACCAGGATGCCATTCTGACCCAGTTCTGCGTCCAGACGCCGCAGCCGCCTCCAAAAAGCGCCATCAAACCCGCGGGGCAGAGGCGGTTCCTCAAGAAGAACGAGGTGGGGAAGATCATCCTCTCCCCTCTGGCTGCCACCGCCAAGTATCCGGTTTTTCAGGACCGGCCGGTGTTGAGCCTGAAGTACGGGAAGCTGCTGAAGACAGTGGTGAGGCAGAGCAAGAACCACTATTTGCTGGAGTACAAGAAGGGAGATGTCATAGCCCTCCTCAGTGAGGAGAAGGTCAGGTTGAAAGGCCAGCTGTGGACCAAGGAGTGGTACATCGGCTACTACCAGGGGAAAATCGGCCTTGTGCACACCAAAAACGTGCTGGTGGTCGGGAAGGTCAGACCCAGCTACTTCTCCGGACCGGATCTCACCAccagcctgctgctggagcagatccTGAGGCCCTGCAAGTTCCTGACCTACATCTACGCCTCGGTGAGGACTCTGCTGATGGAGAACCTCAGCAGCTGGCGCTCCTTCGCCGACGCCCTGGGCTACCTGAACTTGCCGCTCACGTTTTTCTGCCGGGCGGAGCTGGACAGCGAGCCAGAACGAGTGGCCTCCGTCCTggagaagctgaaggaagaTTGCAACAACGTGGAGAATAAGGAGAGGAAATCCTTCCAGAAGGAGCTGATGACG GCCCTGCTGAAGATGGACTGCCAGGGGCTCGTGGTGCGGCTGGTCCAGGACTTTGTGCTGCTGACCACGGCCGTGGAGGTGGCCCAGCGCTGGCGGGAGCTGGCCGAGAAGCTGGCCAAGGTGTCCAAGCAGCAGATGGACGCCTACGAGGCCCCGCACCGCGACAAGACGGGCGCGGTGGACAGCGAG gcCATGTGGAAGCCGGCGTACGACTTCCTGCTCACCTGGAGCGGCCAGATGGGGGACAGCTACAGGGATGTCATCCAGGAGCTGCACACGGGGCTGGACAAGATGAAGAACCCCATCACCAAGCGCTGGAAGCACCTCACGGGCACCCTGATCCTCGTCAACTCCTTGGACATGCTGCGGGCAGCTGCCTTCAGCCCCCAGGACCACGAGGATTTTGCCATCTAG